The proteins below come from a single Miscanthus floridulus cultivar M001 chromosome 1, ASM1932011v1, whole genome shotgun sequence genomic window:
- the LOC136488501 gene encoding expansin-A31-like: MNRSLILCVAFSACLALAAAGWSPGTATFYGGPDGSGTMGGACGYDNLYNAGYGVNNAALSSTLFNDGASCGQCYLITCDTSRPGGQSCKPGYSITVSATNLCPANYALPNGGWCGPGRPHFDMSQPAWENIGIYGAGIIPVLYQQVKCSRTGGVRFSIAGSQYFLLVNIQNLAGSGSVGAAWVKGDNTGWIQMSRNWGANWQALAGLVGQGLSFAVTSTGGQYIQLLNVVPGWWQFGQTYTTTQNFYY, encoded by the exons ATGAACAGGTCCCTGATTTTGTGCGTAGCCTTCTCGGCGTGCCTAGCGCTCGCCGCCGCGGGCTGGTCTCCCGGCACCGCCACGTTCTACGGCGGACCCGACGGCTCCGGCACCATGG GTGGCGCGTGCGGGTACGACAACCTGTACAACGCCGGGTACGGCGTCAACAATGCGGCGCTGAGCTCAACGCTGTTCAACGACGGCGCGTCGTGCGGGCAGTGCTACCTCATCACCTGCGACACGTCACGTCCGGGCGGCCAGTCCTGCAAGCCGGGCTACTCCATCACGGTGTCCGCCACCAACCTGTGCCCGGCCAACTACGCGCTCCCCAACGGCGGGTGGTGCGGCCCGGGCCGGCCCCACTTCGACATGTCGCAGCCGGCGTGGGAGAACATCGGCATCTACGGCGCCGGCATCATCCCAGTCCTGTACCAGCAGGTCAAGTGCTCGCGCACCGGCGGCGTGCGCTTCAGCATCGCCGGCTCCCAGTATTTCCTGCTCGTCAACATCCAGAACCTCGCGGGCAGTGGCTCCGTGGGCGCCGCCTGGGTGAAAGGCGACAACACGGGGTGGATCCAGATGTCCAGGAACTGGGGCGCCAACTGGCAGGCGCTCGCTGGGCTCGTCGGCCAGGGGCTCAGCTTCGCCGTGACCAGCACAGGTGGGCAGTACATCCAGCTCCTCAACGTCGTGCCAGGATGGTGGCAGTTCGGACAGACCTACACCACAACCCAGAATTTCTACTACTAA